The Amycolatopsis jiangsuensis nucleotide sequence AGGAAGCGGGGATCGTAGGCACGCCCGCACATCCCGTAGTGCCCCGCGCCGTAGGAGGCTCCCATGAGGACGGACAGATGCGGCACCTTCGAATTGGAGACCGCGTTGATCATCAGCGCACCGTGCTTGATGATGCCGCTCTGCTCGTACTCCTTGCCGACCATGTAGCCGGTGGTGTTGTGCAGGAACACCAGCGGGGTGTCGATCTGGTTGGCCAGCTGGATGAACTGAGCCGCCTTCTGCGACTCCTCACCGAAGAGCACCCCGCGGGCGTTGGCCAGTACTCCCACCGGATACCCGTGGATGTTCGCCCAGCCGGTGACCAGGCTCGACCCGTAGAGCGGTTTGAACTCGTCGAAGTCGGATCCGTCCACCACCCGGGCGATCACCTCGCGCGGGTCGAACGGGACCTTCAGGTCGGTGGGCACGATGCCCAGCAGGTCCTCGGCGTCGAACACCGGCTCGGCGTAGCCGGTCCGCGGCGCCGGGCCCTGTTTGCGCCAGTTGAGCCGCTTGACGATCCCGCGGCCGAGCCGGATCGCGTCCTGCTCGTCGGCGGCGAGGTAGTCGGCCAGTCCGGAGGTGCGTGCGTGCATTTCCGCGCCGCCGAGGGACTCGTCATCGGACTCCTCCCCGGTGGCCATCTTCACCAGCGGCGGCCCGCCCAGGAACACCTTCGCGCGCTCCTTGACCATCACCACGTAGTCCGACATCCCCGGCAGGTACGCCCCGCCCGCGGTGGAGTTCCCGAACACCAACGCGATCGTGGGCACCTTCGCCGCCGACGACCGGGTGAGATCGCGGAAGACCCGGCCACCGGGGATGAAGATCTCCTTCTGGGTGGGCAGATCCGCACCGCCGGACTCGACCAGGTTGATCACCGGAAGCCGGTTCTGCGCGGCGATGTCGGCCGCACGGAAGGACTTCTTCGTGGTCCACGGATTGCTCGCGCCACCCTTGACGGTGGGATCGCTCGCGGAGATCAGGCATTCGACGCCCTCCACGATGCCGATACCGGTGATCACGCTCGCTCCCACGCGGTAGTCCGAGCCCCAGGCGGCCAGCGGCGAAAGCTCCAGGAACGGCGAATCCTCGTCCAGCAGCAGCTCGATCCGTTCCCGCGCCAGCAGCTTGCCGCGCCGGCGATGACGTTCCACGTACTTCTCGCCACCGCCGGCCACCGCCTTGGCGTGTTCGGCGTCGATCTCCGCGAGCTTCTCCAGCATCGACTCACGGTTGGCGGAGAACTCGTCCGCCCTCGTGTCCACTCGGGTCCTCAGTGTGGTCATGCGGTGTATCCCAATCGCTTCGCGGCCAGGCCGGTGAGGATTTCGGTGGTGCCGCCGCCGATCCCGAGGATGCGTACGTCACGGTAATGACGTTCCACCTCGGACTCGCGCATGTAGCCGAGACCGCCGTGCAGCTGCACGGCTTCGTTCACGACCCGTTCGGCGGCCTCGACAGCGGTGTTCTTGGCGAAACAGGCCTCGGCGATCACCTCTTCGCCGGCGACGTGCCGGACCGCGGTCTGCCGGGTGTAGGTGCGTGCGACGTCGACCTTGCGGGCCATTTCGGTGAGCTTGTGCTGCACGAGCTGCCGGGAAATCAGCGGACGGCCGAAAGTCTCGCGCATCCGGCACCACTCCAGCGTGAGCTCGAGCGCGCGCTGTGCGTGCGCATAAGCCTGCACGGCCAGTGACAGCCGCTCCGTGACGAACTGGGTGGCGACCTGCGCGAATCCGCTGTTCTCCGCGCCGACCAAATTCTCCACCGGCACGCGTGCGTCCACATAGGACAACTCGGCGGTGTCGGAAGCGGCCCAGCCCATCTTCTCCAGCTTGCGTGACACGGTGAACCCGGGCGTACCACGTTCGACGACGAGCAACGAGATCCCGTGCGCACCCGGCTCGCCAGTACGCACCGCCGTGGTCACGAAGTCCGCACGGCAGCCGGACGTGATGAACGTCTTGGCCCCGTTGACAACATATTCGTCGCCTTCCCGGACCGCGGTGGTACGAATCCCGGCGACGTCGGAGCCACCGTCCGGCTCGGTCACCGCGAGCGCGCCGATCTTGTCCCCGGCGAGCGTCGGCCGCACCCAGCGCTCGATCTGCACCGGGTCGCCGGCCTCGGCGACGTGCGGTACGGCGATCCCGCAGGTGAACAACGACGCGAAAAGGCCACCGGATCCACCCGCGTAGTGCAGTTCCTCGGCGACCACCAGCGCGTCGAGGTAGTCGCCGCCACCACCGCCCACTGGCTCCGGGAACGAGACGCCGAGCAGTCCCAGGTCACCGGCCTTGCGGTGCAGGTCGCGGGGCAGCTCCCCGGCACGCTCCCACTCGTCGAGGTGCGGCAGGACTTCCTTCTCCGCGAACCGCCGTACCGTCGCGCGCAGCTCCCGGCGTTCGGGTGTCGCGAAGGGATCCAGGGTCACAGCAGCTCCTCCGGCACGTCGAGTTCCCGCGCCCGCAGCCATTCGCCGAGCGCTTTCGCCTGCGGATCGAACCGTGCCTGCGAGGCGACGCCTTCGCCGAGGATCCCCTCGACCACGAAGTTCACCGCCCGCAGGTTCGGCAAGATGTGCCGGGTGACCGGCAAGCCTTCGGTTTCCGGCAGCAGCCGGCGGAACTCCGCCACGGTGAGCCGGTGCGCAAGCCAGCGCCAGGCGGCGTCCGAACGCACCCAGACGCCGACGTTGGCGTTGCCCCCCTTGTCCCCGCTGCGGGCGCCGGCCACTTTTCCGAGTGGGGCCCGTCGCACCGGACCCGAGGGCAACGGCTCGGGCAGCGCCGGTTCCTCCACTTCGGACAGAACACGGGTTTCCGCGGCCGGCGCGATGTCGACCCGCGTTTCATCGGGCAGCACCGCCACGTGCGGTACCTCGGCAGCGTCCACATAGGCCGCCGAGTAGACCCCGTAGGGCGAAGCGTCCGAAGGCGGTGCTGTGACGTGGAAACCCGGATAGCTGGCCAGCGCCAGCTCCACCGCGGCCCCGCTGAACGCTCTGCCGGCGACCTTCGGATCGGCGTCCTTCACAGTAACGTGCAAGAGCGCGCTGGCC carries:
- a CDS encoding acyl-CoA dehydrogenase family protein, with the protein product MTLDPFATPERRELRATVRRFAEKEVLPHLDEWERAGELPRDLHRKAGDLGLLGVSFPEPVGGGGGDYLDALVVAEELHYAGGSGGLFASLFTCGIAVPHVAEAGDPVQIERWVRPTLAGDKIGALAVTEPDGGSDVAGIRTTAVREGDEYVVNGAKTFITSGCRADFVTTAVRTGEPGAHGISLLVVERGTPGFTVSRKLEKMGWAASDTAELSYVDARVPVENLVGAENSGFAQVATQFVTERLSLAVQAYAHAQRALELTLEWCRMRETFGRPLISRQLVQHKLTEMARKVDVARTYTRQTAVRHVAGEEVIAEACFAKNTAVEAAERVVNEAVQLHGGLGYMRESEVERHYRDVRILGIGGGTTEILTGLAAKRLGYTA
- a CDS encoding acyl-CoA carboxylase subunit beta, translated to MTTLRTRVDTRADEFSANRESMLEKLAEIDAEHAKAVAGGGEKYVERHRRRGKLLARERIELLLDEDSPFLELSPLAAWGSDYRVGASVITGIGIVEGVECLISASDPTVKGGASNPWTTKKSFRAADIAAQNRLPVINLVESGGADLPTQKEIFIPGGRVFRDLTRSSAAKVPTIALVFGNSTAGGAYLPGMSDYVVMVKERAKVFLGGPPLVKMATGEESDDESLGGAEMHARTSGLADYLAADEQDAIRLGRGIVKRLNWRKQGPAPRTGYAEPVFDAEDLLGIVPTDLKVPFDPREVIARVVDGSDFDEFKPLYGSSLVTGWANIHGYPVGVLANARGVLFGEESQKAAQFIQLANQIDTPLVFLHNTTGYMVGKEYEQSGIIKHGALMINAVSNSKVPHLSVLMGASYGAGHYGMCGRAYDPRFLFAWPSAKSAVMGPAQLAGVLSIVARAAAAGRGQEYSEENDAAMRTMVENQIEAESMPMFLSGMLYDDGIIDPRDTRTVLGLSLSAIHNGPVKGAEGGFGVFRM